Proteins found in one Acidobacteriota bacterium genomic segment:
- a CDS encoding acyl-CoA dehydrogenase, with translation MASPVASAPPSSLGFALTEEQEAVRAMVRDFARTEIAPHVMEWDEAQTFPRGVMAKLGELGMLGVLVPEEYGGAGLSYVDYIHIVDELSRVDGSVGLSVAAHNSLCTNHLFLFGNEAQRRKWVTPLAQGKHIGAWGLTEAEAGSDSGGTKTTAVKDGDSWVLNGSKNFITHGSVGDVAVLLAVTDKAAGRRGISAFVVDLHQKGIHAGKKENKLGMRASDTATLVMEDCRIPAENLIGAPGEGFVQAMKVLDGGRISIAALALGIAEGAFDGARAYAQQRKQFGKAISEFQTIQNYLADMATEIDAARLLIYRAGWLKDAGKMTTKESAMAKLYASEVSVRVSNLAVQIHGGYGFTKDFGAEKYFRDAKLCTIGEGTSEIQRLVIAREILKEARGR, from the coding sequence ATGGCCTCCCCCGTCGCCTCCGCTCCGCCGTCGTCGCTCGGATTCGCCCTCACCGAAGAGCAGGAGGCCGTCCGCGCGATGGTCCGCGACTTCGCGCGCACCGAGATCGCGCCGCACGTGATGGAGTGGGACGAGGCGCAGACGTTCCCGCGCGGCGTCATGGCGAAACTGGGCGAGCTGGGGATGCTCGGCGTCCTCGTGCCCGAGGAGTACGGCGGCGCGGGCCTCTCGTACGTCGACTACATCCACATCGTCGACGAGCTCTCCCGCGTGGACGGCTCCGTCGGACTCTCGGTGGCCGCGCACAACAGCCTCTGCACGAACCATCTCTTTCTCTTCGGCAACGAGGCGCAGCGGCGGAAGTGGGTGACGCCGCTCGCGCAGGGCAAGCACATCGGCGCCTGGGGCCTCACGGAGGCCGAGGCCGGCTCGGACAGCGGCGGCACGAAGACCACGGCCGTGAAGGACGGCGACTCGTGGGTCCTGAACGGCTCGAAGAACTTCATCACGCACGGTTCCGTCGGCGACGTCGCGGTCCTCCTGGCCGTCACGGACAAGGCCGCCGGCCGGCGCGGGATCTCCGCGTTCGTCGTGGACCTCCACCAGAAGGGCATCCACGCCGGGAAGAAAGAGAACAAGCTCGGGATGCGCGCCTCCGACACGGCGACGCTCGTCATGGAGGACTGCCGCATCCCGGCGGAGAACCTGATCGGCGCGCCGGGCGAGGGCTTCGTGCAGGCCATGAAGGTCCTCGATGGCGGCCGCATCTCGATCGCGGCGCTCGCGCTCGGGATCGCGGAGGGGGCGTTCGACGGCGCGCGGGCCTACGCGCAGCAGAGGAAGCAGTTCGGCAAGGCGATCTCCGAGTTCCAGACGATCCAGAACTACCTTGCCGACATGGCGACCGAGATCGACGCGGCGCGCCTCCTGATCTATCGCGCCGGGTGGCTGAAGGACGCCGGGAAGATGACGACGAAGGAGTCCGCGATGGCGAAGCTCTACGCCTCCGAGGTCTCCGTCCGCGTCTCGAACCTCGCGGTCCAGATTCACGGCGGCTACGGCTTCACGAAGGACTTCGGCGCGGAGAAATACTTTCGCGACGCGAAGCTCTGCACGATCGGCGAGGGCACGTCCGAGATCCAGCGCCTCGTGATTGCGCGCGAGATCCTGAAGGAAGCCCGGGGTCGCTGA
- a CDS encoding CRTAC1 family protein, with the protein MSVAVKLFRIAAIAAVAVALALLVACSIFFPGEPSVRKNVTGGLFTDVTKASGVKFRFHGDITDGKLIPTMGGGAALADFDGDGWLDLVLVQQVKSGSKWRKHGKTQELKDCTRIFRSLRNGTFEDVTEKSGVVACGWGVTAMWADLDSDGFPDLVIGNAGDPNLVYRNKGDGTFQKMESTGLEGGKFTIGLMALDIDGDGLPDVYLGNYLETDSLRESKAPATSFMTPDEYKGQDNQMLRNLGGWKFADVTDASGTRDPGSKTIGAVALDYDGDGKADFYVANDQWRNTLFHNEGGGVFRDVSDETGTGFPEEGSVTAFGRKTRSGMGLVAADFDGDGRPDLYVTNYANEPNTLYRNVEGATFAESEREAFGGDHDPVLPLSKWGTVALDWDNDGKDDLAVTSGQILSRFFTVVGGWFNPKAKNFAVGEKSYAQRQFLFHNESAPGTMTFRDVSAESGDLGRLVIVGRGLSAGDLDGDGKEDLVFNPIDVAAIVLRNAAPGGNALEILPVAGADRKTVLGTRVTAGTKMKEFYVAPSYASGSWLPLHFGLGAAASARVTVKWPDGTTQDLGDVPKGAWKLRKGGALEALRRK; encoded by the coding sequence GTGAGCGTGGCCGTGAAGCTGTTCCGCATTGCTGCGATCGCGGCCGTCGCCGTCGCCCTCGCGCTTCTCGTCGCCTGCTCGATCTTCTTTCCCGGGGAGCCCTCCGTCCGGAAGAACGTCACGGGCGGCCTCTTCACGGACGTGACGAAGGCCTCGGGCGTGAAGTTCCGGTTCCACGGCGACATCACGGACGGCAAGCTCATCCCGACGATGGGGGGCGGCGCCGCGCTGGCCGACTTCGACGGCGACGGCTGGCTGGATCTCGTCCTCGTCCAGCAGGTGAAGAGCGGCTCGAAGTGGCGCAAGCACGGGAAGACGCAGGAGCTCAAGGACTGCACGCGCATCTTCCGCAGCCTCCGAAACGGCACGTTCGAGGACGTCACGGAGAAATCGGGCGTCGTCGCATGCGGCTGGGGCGTCACCGCGATGTGGGCCGACCTCGACAGCGACGGATTCCCCGATCTCGTCATCGGGAACGCGGGCGACCCGAACCTCGTCTACCGCAACAAGGGCGACGGCACGTTCCAGAAGATGGAGTCGACGGGCCTCGAGGGCGGGAAGTTCACGATCGGCCTCATGGCGCTCGACATCGACGGCGACGGGCTGCCGGACGTCTACCTCGGCAACTACCTCGAGACGGACTCGCTGCGCGAGTCGAAGGCGCCCGCGACGTCCTTCATGACGCCCGACGAGTACAAGGGCCAGGACAACCAGATGCTCCGAAACCTCGGCGGCTGGAAGTTCGCGGACGTGACGGACGCGAGCGGCACGCGCGACCCGGGCAGTAAGACGATCGGCGCGGTCGCGCTCGACTACGACGGCGACGGGAAGGCCGACTTCTACGTGGCGAACGACCAGTGGCGGAACACCCTCTTTCACAACGAGGGCGGCGGCGTCTTCCGCGACGTGTCGGACGAGACGGGCACGGGCTTCCCCGAGGAAGGCAGCGTCACGGCGTTCGGGCGGAAGACGCGCAGCGGCATGGGCCTCGTCGCGGCGGACTTCGACGGCGACGGCCGCCCCGATCTCTACGTCACGAACTACGCGAACGAGCCGAACACGCTCTACCGCAACGTCGAGGGCGCGACGTTCGCCGAGAGCGAGCGCGAGGCGTTCGGCGGCGACCACGACCCCGTCCTGCCGCTCTCGAAGTGGGGAACCGTGGCGCTCGACTGGGACAACGACGGCAAGGACGATCTCGCCGTCACCAGCGGCCAGATCCTCTCGCGCTTCTTCACGGTCGTCGGCGGCTGGTTCAACCCGAAGGCGAAGAACTTCGCGGTGGGGGAGAAGAGCTACGCCCAGCGGCAGTTCCTCTTCCACAACGAGAGCGCCCCCGGGACGATGACGTTCCGGGACGTCTCGGCCGAGTCCGGCGACCTCGGGCGCCTCGTGATCGTCGGGCGCGGACTCTCGGCCGGGGATCTCGATGGCGACGGGAAGGAAGACCTCGTCTTCAACCCGATCGACGTCGCGGCGATCGTCCTCCGCAACGCCGCACCCGGAGGCAACGCCCTGGAAATCCTCCCGGTGGCCGGCGCGGACCGGAAGACCGTCCTCGGGACGCGCGTGACCGCCGGCACGAAGATGAAGGAGTTCTACGTCGCGCCGTCGTACGCGAGCGGTTCGTGGCTCCCGCTGCACTTCGGCCTCGGGGCGGCCGCGTCCGCGCGCGTCACGGTGAAGTGGCCCGACGGCACGACGCAGGACCTCGGCGACGTCCCGAAGGGCGCGTGGAAGCTGAGGAAGGGCGGAGCGCTCGAGGCGCTCCGCCGGAAGTAA
- a CDS encoding dienelactone hydrolase family protein — translation MGEKVNVTLNGQKVDGWLAKPASGKGPAVVVIQEWWGLVPHVKDVTERFAKEGFVAFAPDLYHGKTTTSPDEAGRLLMELDVERAGREIAGAGAFLLQRAECASKKFGIVGFCMGGALAQYAATSNPNVGAAVSFYGGFKKCPLDWKHLASPLLLLYGGKDTGVPASDAKPLEEKLKAMDKDVEAVVYPDCGHAFFNDSRANVYDPKASVDAWKRTLALLRRALV, via the coding sequence ATGGGCGAAAAGGTCAACGTCACACTCAACGGGCAGAAGGTCGACGGGTGGCTCGCGAAGCCGGCGTCCGGCAAGGGACCGGCCGTCGTCGTGATCCAGGAGTGGTGGGGGCTCGTGCCGCACGTCAAGGACGTCACCGAACGCTTCGCGAAGGAGGGCTTCGTCGCCTTCGCGCCCGACCTCTACCACGGGAAGACGACGACCTCGCCCGACGAGGCGGGGCGCCTCCTCATGGAGCTGGACGTCGAGCGCGCGGGCCGGGAGATCGCCGGCGCGGGCGCGTTCCTCCTCCAGCGCGCCGAGTGCGCGTCGAAGAAGTTCGGCATCGTCGGCTTCTGCATGGGCGGCGCGCTCGCCCAGTACGCGGCCACCTCGAATCCGAACGTCGGCGCCGCCGTGAGCTTCTACGGCGGCTTCAAGAAGTGCCCGCTCGACTGGAAGCACCTCGCCTCCCCGCTGCTCCTCCTCTACGGGGGGAAGGACACGGGCGTCCCTGCCTCCGACGCCAAGCCGCTCGAGGAGAAGCTCAAGGCGATGGACAAGGACGTCGAGGCCGTCGTCTACCCGGACTGCGGCCACGCGTTCTTCAACGACTCGCGCGCGAACGTCTACGACCCGAAGGCGTCCGTCGACGCCTGGAAGCGGACGCTGGCGCTCCTCCGCCGGGCTTTGGTCTAG
- a CDS encoding amidohydrolase family protein, with protein MHVRAAFFVASLAAALVSTSTHAETVTVSAKRLLDVETGRFTENPVVRIENGVVVSVGTRTAGEKVTYDLGDVTLLPGLTDCHVHLVGGEEQTPYQSLTESTAHAALEGAVNARKTIDAGFTTVRDLGARDFADVALRDEIAAGKIVGPRMLVATKSISATGGHGDRNDLPEDVHVMRYSAIADGPEEIRKKVRENVKYGADWIKVLVTGGIGSAKTDPRQAEYTEEEIRAAVLAAKEKGRDVAVHAHGTLGILRATRAGVRSVEHSSMLDDETIAALKANGTFVVSNPLTNAYMLERGAAGGYQDYQLRKSREVKDLKTESLRKAIKAGIPVAYGTDAGVQIHGINGRQLAMYVEAGMTPLQAIQSATLVAARLLRMETKIGRVAPGFYGDLVAVAGDPLKDVRTIESPRFVMKEGRAVLDRR; from the coding sequence ATGCACGTTCGCGCCGCGTTCTTTGTCGCCTCCCTCGCCGCCGCCCTCGTCTCCACCTCCACCCACGCCGAGACCGTCACCGTCTCCGCGAAGCGCCTCCTCGACGTCGAGACCGGCCGGTTCACAGAAAACCCCGTGGTCCGGATCGAGAACGGCGTCGTCGTCTCGGTCGGAACCCGGACGGCGGGCGAGAAGGTCACGTACGACCTCGGCGACGTCACGCTCCTGCCGGGTCTCACGGACTGCCACGTCCACCTCGTCGGCGGCGAGGAGCAGACGCCGTACCAGAGCCTCACGGAGTCGACCGCGCACGCCGCGCTCGAGGGCGCCGTCAACGCGCGGAAGACGATCGATGCGGGCTTCACGACGGTGCGCGACCTCGGCGCGCGCGACTTCGCGGACGTCGCACTCCGCGACGAGATCGCGGCCGGGAAGATCGTCGGGCCGCGGATGCTCGTCGCGACGAAGTCGATCTCCGCGACCGGCGGGCACGGCGACCGCAATGACCTCCCCGAGGATGTTCACGTGATGCGGTACTCCGCCATCGCGGACGGGCCAGAGGAGATCCGGAAGAAGGTTCGCGAGAACGTCAAGTACGGCGCCGACTGGATCAAGGTGCTCGTCACGGGCGGAATCGGCTCGGCGAAGACGGACCCCCGGCAGGCGGAGTACACCGAAGAGGAGATCCGCGCGGCCGTCCTCGCCGCGAAGGAGAAAGGGCGGGACGTCGCCGTCCACGCCCACGGCACGCTCGGCATCCTGCGCGCCACGCGCGCAGGTGTGCGCTCCGTCGAGCACTCCTCGATGCTCGACGACGAGACGATCGCGGCGCTCAAGGCGAACGGCACGTTCGTCGTCTCGAACCCGCTGACGAACGCGTACATGCTCGAGCGCGGCGCCGCCGGCGGTTACCAGGACTACCAGCTCCGGAAATCGCGCGAGGTGAAGGACCTGAAGACCGAAAGCCTCCGGAAGGCAATCAAGGCCGGGATCCCCGTCGCATACGGAACCGACGCGGGCGTCCAGATCCACGGCATCAACGGCAGGCAGCTCGCGATGTACGTGGAGGCCGGCATGACGCCGCTTCAGGCGATCCAGTCCGCGACGCTCGTGGCCGCGCGGCTCCTACGGATGGAGACGAAGATCGGCAGGGTCGCGCCGGGGTTCTACGGCGACCTCGTGGCCGTCGCCGGCGACCCCCTGAAGGACGTCCGGACGATCGAATCGCCCCGCTTCGTCATGAAGGAGGGGCGAGCCGTCCTCGACCGGCGCTAG
- the gltA gene encoding NADPH-dependent glutamate synthase, whose protein sequence is MYRIVRRQQFSDTTFLWDVHAPDVAKAAQPGHFVMVRLREGGERIPLTVADFDREWGTITMVVQAVGKTTKEMLQDYAEGDTFLDFVGPLGLPCHVEKAGHVVLVGGGLGVAPVFPQLRAFKEAGNRITGIIGFRSKELVFWEAKFREFCDELIVCTDDGSYGRPGFVTAALKDVLEKEKVDEVVAIGPLPMMRACCDTSRPFGVKTMVSLNAIMVDGTGMCGSCRVTVDGKVKFACVEGPDFDGHLVDFKELAFRQSRFKTQEVEAQKDFDKVCSYDEQLFELEKRNWKKLKELPPHATKMPERDHVERSGNFLEVNLGYRMVDALQEAERCIQCVRPSCIEGCPVNIDIPRFIRHILIRDLPGALSAIQESNLFASICGRVCPQESQCEAQCILVKGKMESVAIGRLERFVGDNAPAFVMGKPANAGKLGKVAIVGSGPAGLACAGDLAKAGAEVTIYEALHVIGGVLKYGIPSFRLPRTTIDREVKNLESMGVKFETNKVIGKTFTIPQLQTEMGYDAVFIGTGAGAPSFLGIPGEFAGAVYSANEFLTRVNLMGGDRFPYEDTPVTPGRRVVVLGAGNTAMDCLRVSRRLGAADVKCVYRRTEAEAPARIEEIRHAKEEGITFHWLRSPLRIETNEAGDVKAIVTQVMELGPPDKSGRRRPVPVEGETETYLCDTVIYALGTKANPVIARSTPGLETRDEGYINADPKTQAANLPGVFAGGDIVTGGATVILALGAGRRAAKAIVKYLETKQWPVVLADEPAPAPKKAKTSEEMEAVKVCSKCHQPLEGDEEYVCCAGLTLTWTCDGCQKVYEGFAFPYGLCPACGGTLSHGHDVKLDNERAVEALRQAFEIELGGLAFYARGAETTQDPALKALFTSLSVMERGHMETLSRRYHVPEPDTAAPGLSAARVAVYAEAGNKTETGEDLLKLAVHLERRARNFFLERGRELEPGSAEWKLYREMEAEEREHTDLLTTALVRYAAGKPVLV, encoded by the coding sequence ATGTACAGGATCGTCCGCCGGCAGCAGTTCTCGGACACGACCTTCCTCTGGGACGTCCACGCCCCCGACGTCGCGAAGGCCGCCCAGCCGGGCCACTTCGTGATGGTTCGGCTGCGCGAGGGCGGCGAGCGCATCCCGCTGACCGTGGCGGACTTCGACCGCGAGTGGGGGACCATCACGATGGTCGTCCAGGCCGTCGGCAAGACCACCAAGGAGATGCTCCAGGACTACGCCGAGGGCGACACCTTCCTCGACTTCGTCGGGCCGCTCGGCCTCCCCTGCCACGTCGAGAAGGCGGGCCACGTCGTCCTCGTGGGCGGCGGCCTCGGCGTCGCCCCCGTCTTCCCGCAGCTCCGCGCCTTCAAGGAGGCCGGGAACCGGATCACGGGGATCATCGGCTTCCGCTCGAAGGAGCTCGTGTTCTGGGAAGCGAAGTTCCGGGAGTTCTGCGACGAGCTCATCGTCTGCACGGACGACGGCTCGTACGGCCGCCCGGGATTCGTGACGGCCGCGCTCAAGGACGTCCTCGAGAAGGAGAAAGTCGACGAGGTCGTCGCGATCGGGCCGCTCCCGATGATGCGCGCCTGCTGCGACACGAGCCGGCCGTTCGGCGTCAAGACGATGGTGAGCCTGAACGCGATCATGGTGGACGGCACCGGGATGTGCGGTTCGTGCCGCGTCACGGTCGACGGCAAGGTGAAGTTCGCCTGCGTCGAGGGCCCGGACTTCGACGGCCACCTCGTGGACTTCAAGGAGCTCGCGTTCCGGCAGAGCCGCTTCAAGACGCAGGAAGTCGAGGCCCAGAAGGACTTCGACAAGGTCTGCTCGTACGACGAGCAGCTCTTCGAGCTCGAGAAGCGCAACTGGAAGAAGCTCAAGGAGCTTCCGCCCCACGCCACGAAGATGCCCGAGCGCGACCACGTGGAGCGCTCCGGGAACTTCCTCGAGGTGAATCTCGGCTACCGGATGGTGGACGCCCTGCAGGAGGCCGAGCGCTGCATCCAGTGCGTACGACCGTCGTGCATCGAGGGCTGCCCCGTCAACATCGACATCCCCCGCTTCATACGGCACATCCTCATCCGCGACCTCCCGGGCGCGCTCTCGGCGATCCAGGAGAGCAACCTCTTCGCCTCGATCTGCGGGCGCGTCTGCCCGCAGGAGAGCCAGTGCGAGGCGCAGTGCATCCTCGTGAAGGGCAAGATGGAGTCCGTCGCGATCGGGCGCCTCGAGCGCTTCGTGGGCGACAACGCGCCGGCCTTCGTCATGGGCAAGCCGGCGAACGCCGGCAAGCTCGGCAAGGTCGCGATCGTGGGCTCGGGCCCCGCGGGCCTCGCCTGCGCGGGCGACCTCGCGAAGGCGGGCGCCGAGGTCACGATCTACGAGGCGCTGCACGTCATCGGCGGCGTCCTGAAGTACGGCATCCCGTCCTTCCGCCTGCCGAGGACGACGATCGACCGCGAGGTGAAGAACCTCGAGTCGATGGGCGTGAAGTTCGAGACGAACAAGGTCATCGGCAAGACGTTCACGATCCCGCAGCTCCAGACGGAGATGGGCTACGACGCCGTCTTCATCGGGACGGGCGCGGGCGCGCCGAGCTTCCTCGGCATCCCCGGCGAGTTCGCGGGCGCCGTCTACAGCGCGAACGAGTTCCTGACACGCGTGAACCTGATGGGCGGCGACCGCTTCCCGTACGAGGACACGCCGGTGACGCCCGGCCGCCGGGTCGTCGTCCTCGGCGCGGGCAACACCGCGATGGACTGCCTGCGCGTCTCGCGCCGCCTCGGCGCGGCCGACGTCAAGTGCGTCTACCGCCGCACGGAAGCCGAGGCCCCGGCTCGCATCGAGGAGATCCGCCACGCCAAGGAGGAGGGGATCACCTTCCACTGGCTGCGGAGCCCGCTCCGGATCGAGACGAACGAGGCCGGCGACGTCAAGGCCATCGTGACGCAGGTCATGGAGCTCGGGCCGCCGGACAAGTCCGGCCGCCGCAGGCCCGTGCCCGTCGAGGGCGAGACCGAGACGTACCTCTGCGACACGGTCATCTACGCGCTCGGCACGAAGGCGAACCCCGTCATCGCGCGCTCGACGCCCGGCCTCGAGACGCGGGACGAGGGCTACATCAACGCGGACCCGAAGACACAGGCCGCGAACCTGCCCGGCGTCTTCGCGGGCGGCGACATCGTGACCGGCGGCGCGACCGTCATCCTCGCGCTCGGCGCCGGCCGCCGGGCGGCGAAGGCGATCGTGAAGTACCTCGAGACGAAGCAGTGGCCCGTCGTCCTCGCCGACGAGCCGGCTCCGGCCCCGAAGAAGGCGAAGACGTCCGAGGAGATGGAAGCCGTGAAAGTCTGCTCGAAGTGCCACCAGCCCCTCGAAGGCGACGAAGAGTACGTCTGCTGTGCGGGCCTGACGCTCACGTGGACGTGCGACGGCTGCCAGAAAGTCTACGAAGGCTTTGCGTTCCCGTACGGCCTCTGCCCCGCCTGCGGCGGCACGCTCTCGCATGGGCACGACGTGAAGCTCGACAACGAGCGGGCCGTCGAGGCCCTCCGGCAGGCGTTCGAGATCGAGCTCGGCGGCCTCGCGTTTTACGCGCGCGGCGCCGAGACGACGCAGGACCCCGCCCTCAAGGCGCTCTTCACGAGCCTCTCCGTCATGGAGCGCGGCCACATGGAGACGCTCTCGCGCCGTTACCACGTGCCCGAGCCGGACACGGCCGCTCCGGGCCTCTCGGCCGCGCGCGTCGCCGTCTACGCGGAAGCCGGAAACAAGACCGAGACCGGCGAGGACCTCCTGAAGCTCGCCGTCCACCTCGAGCGGCGCGCCCGGAACTTCTTCCTCGAGAGGGGCCGCGAGCTCGAGCCCGGCTCGGCCGAATGGAAGCTCTACCGCGAGATGGAGGCCGAGGAGCGCGAGCACACCGACCTGCTCACGACGGCGCTCGTGCGCTACGCGGCCGGCAAGCCCGTCCTCGTCTGA